One Mycolicibacterium sp. TUM20985 genomic window, GAATCCGGACGGGACTAGCACGTGGAACACTTCGATCTGGCGATCATCGGAACGGGCTCGGGTAACAGCCTTCCGGACCCCCGCGTCGACGCCAGGTATGGCGACATGCGAATTGCGCTCTGCGAGCAGGGCACCTTCGGCGGCACCTGCCTCAACGTCGGTTGCATCCCGACGAAGATGTTCGTCTACGCGGCCGAGGTAGCTCAATCCATTAGGGAGAGCTCGCGTTTCGGCATCGACTCGACCCTGGACAAGGTGCGCTGGCCCGACATCGTGGACCGGGTGTTCGGACGCATCGACCCCATCGCGGCCGGCGGTGAGCAGTACAAGCGCAGCCTGTCGAACGTCCACGTCTATGGCAGCCATACGCGTTTCGGTCCTCGGCAACCCGACGGCCGGTACCTGCTGCGCACGGCCGACGGCGAGGGCTTCACCGCGGACAAGGTCGTCATCGCCGCGGGATCGCGCGTCCACGTCCCCACGGCCATCGACGAGTGCGGAGTTCGGTACTACACCAGCGACGACATCATGCGGATCGCCGCTCTGCCAGAACATCTGGTGATCGTCGGCGGCGGCTTCGTGGCCGCCGAGTTCGCGCACGTGTTCTCCGCGCTAGGGGTGCGCGTGACGATCGTGGTCCGTGGCGATGGCCTGCTGACCCACTGCGACGACTCCATCTGCTACCCGTTCACCGAGCTCGCGGCGGACAAGTGGGATCTACGTACCCACGTGAACGTCATCGGCTCGCACCAGGACGGCGAACGCAGCGTGCTGGAACTCGACGACGGCAAGACCCTCAGCGCCGACATGCTCCTGGTGGCCACGGGCCGCGTGCCCAACGGCGATCAGTTGGACGCCGAACTGGCGGGCGTGGAGGTCGACGCCAATGGGATGGTCAAGGTCGACGAGTACCAAAGAACCACGGCGCGTAACGTCTTCGCCCTCGGCGACGTGTCGAGCCCCTATCAACTCAAGCACGTCGCCAACCACGAGGCCCGCGTCGTGCAGCACAACGTCATGGTCGACTGGGACCACACCTCGTCCATGCACGTCACCGATCACCGGTTCGTGCCGTCGGCGGTGTTCACCGATCCGCAGATCGCGATGGTGGGGCTCACCGAGGCCGAGGCTCTGGAGGCCGGCCACGACGTGCTGACCAAGGTGCAGAAGTATGGCAGCGCCGCATACGGCTGGGCCATGGAGGACACCACCGGCATTGCGAAGGTGATCGCCGATCGAGGGACCGGGAAGATCCTTGGCGCTCACATCATGGGACATCAAGCGTCCTCGATCATTCAGCCGCTGATTCAGGCGATGACCTTCGGACAGACGGCGATGGACGTCGCGCGCGGTCAGTACTGGATCCACCCCGCGTTGCCCGAGGTAATCGAGCAGGCGTTACTCGGACTCTACGAGTAAGGCCTCAGCCGGCCGAGGCGTCCCAGCGTTCTTCGATGCGGCCGAAGCGCCACACCGCGAGCGCGACCAACCACACCACCACGAACAGCCCCACGATGGTGAAGCCCACGAACTCGAGGTCGGCCGAGCCGATGAACGCCAGCGGCCCCGACTCGATGCCGAGGCGGTCGACCAACAGCCCGATCAGCACGATCACGCCGATCACCAACGCGACGAATACCGACAACACGGTGATCGTCAGGTTGTAGTACACCTTGCGAATGGGCTTGAGGAAGGCCCAGCCGTAGGCGCGGGCCATGAAGATCCCGTCCGCGGCGTCGAACAGACTCATGCCCGCCGCGAACAACACGGGCAGCACCAGAATGGCGTACCAGGGCAGGGTGAAGGCGGCGGTTCCCGCAGCGAGCACCAGCAGGGCCACCTGCGTCGCGGTATCGAAGCCGAGCCCCATCAGCAGGCCCACCGGATACAGGTGCCACGGCTTGCTGACGCGTCGCATCACCCGTCCGAGTAGCCGGGCCAGGAAACCCCGGTTGTTCAACTGGCGTTCCAACTCGGCCTCGTCGTACTCGCCGGTCCGCATCTCGCGGAACACCTTTGCGATACCGACCACGGCGAACAGGTTCGTCAGCCCGATCAGGATGAGGAACGTTCCCGCCACCAGCGAGCCGATCAGTCCGAGCGTCTGCAGCATCGCCGAGTTCTCGTCCTGCACCGGACCGACCAGTGCCTTCACGCCAAGTGCCAGCAGGAACGCGAGTCCGAACACGACGCTCGAATGCCCCAGAGAGAACCAGAACCCCGCGGAGAGCGAGCGCTTTCCCTCACCCACCAGCTTGCGGGTGGTGTTGTCGATGACCGCGATGTGGTCGGCGTCGAACGCGTGCCGCACCCCGAGCAGGTAGGCCGTGACGCCGAGGCCGACGCCGAAGACGCCCGTGGCACCGAGCGTGATGTGCTTCGGGGCGACCCCGAGGACCAACACTCCCCACCCGAAGAGGTGCAGGAAGACGACGACCGCTCCCATGCCGACGATCGAGGTCCAATCGGTGCGATCGAGGGGTTTCGCGACTCGGGCCAAAGATCCGGATTCCGATGCCGTGCCAACGATCACATGCCCTCCAAGCGCGGGGATTCCGGGGTGTGACTCGACCCTAGGCGGCTGCCCATCATCTGTCTAGCTGTTCAGATGTTCAGTCGACGGCCCATCCAGACGGGCAGGTTAGGCGTGCGCCGCGCCTATCCAATGGAGTAGGTCGTGCACGGTCTCGTCCTCGAGTCGGTAGGCCACCGACCGGCCGACCCGGGTGCTGCTCACCCAGCCCTGTTGGCGGAGCACCCGAAGTGCTTGTGAGACAGAGTTCTCCGATCGGCCGACGACGGTGGCCAGGTCGCTGACGAAGATTCCCGGCACACGGTGCAGGCAGAGCAGGATCTCGAGTCGGTTCGGATCCGAGAGCAGGTCGAAGCGCAACGTCCAGCCGGTGATGTCGACGTCGGCGAGCGCGGAGGACGCGTGCCGCGCCACCGTCTCGTCCTCCACCCGCCCGCGACCGTCTGCCATCGCTCGAATCTAAGCCCTCTTGGGGTCCAGGCGGGCCATACGGCACGCCAATTCAGGCGTTGCACGTGTTGACACACGTCCCGGGCGCCTCGAAGTAGCGGACGATCTTCTGAGAGACCTGCCAGCTCTCCCCACCGTCGCCGTCCCGGAACGTGGCCACGGCGTAGATCTCGTCCTCTTCGTTGATGGGACCGGTGTCCTCATCGAGCACCTTCTTGGGCACCGAGATCTCACGGAGGTATTCGATGCCTGCGGGGGTCGCTCTGAGATAACCCTCGCCGTCGGTCTGAGTGCCCGGCAAGAACTCCGAGACCAGTGCGGAGTCTCCGGGCCAGCCGTTCCCGTCGTCGGCCTGCAGGTGATAGATCATCCCGCCCCGGCCGGGGCCGCCGGGATGGTCGCCGTCATTGATGTGGATGAGGTAACCCACCGCATCGGCCTGCTCCATGGGGAACACACCCTTGATCGCCAGGCGGTAGTTTGCCGGGTTGCCGCGGTCCTCGTTGACGAACAGCTGCGCGCCCGACTGCTTCGGCGAAGCGGCGGCGGGCGCCAGGCCAGCGGTCATCGCGACGACCGTGCCCAGCACGGCGGCGCCGGCGGCACGGGTGAGGATGGACGTGTTCATGTCGAGCTCCTTGATCATCGGGTCGACCGGGGTGGCCGACCATCGCAGAGAGCGTGACTCCTGCGCGCACCACGGTCATGGGGTGAATCCCCTGTTTTCACCGGGTGTCTCGGCCCGGCTGGCCGAAACGGCTATCGCCGCGTCACGCGGTGGGAGAATGCAGCATGCCAAACAGGCGCACGCCCCCGCGTCCGACGGGCGCGCAGACCAGTGCGGACGAGTGGGCGCAGTTCTACGACTACTTCGGTCACGCCAGGGTCCGGCGTGGGGTGCGGCTCGTTTCCCGGTTGCCGTCCGCCCCGCGCTGTGAGGCTTGTGGCAACCCCTTCGCCGGCATCGGCGGCTGGCTGATGCGACGGGTCGGCAAGAGCCCGTCGCGGAAGAATCCCCGCTGGTGCGAGGTGTGTTTCGAAACGGCGCCAAAGGGTGGCGCCACGCTGACCGTCGGCGTCTTGTTCGCCGACGTCCGCAATTCGACCGCGCTCGCCGAGACGCTCGCACCCCATGAGATGGCTGCCCGCCTCAATCGCTTCTACTCCGAGCTCACGCAGGTGATAGTGCAGCACGGGATCATCGACAAGTTGATCGGCGACTCCGTGATGGGTCTCTACTTCGCGCCGTTGACCTCCGACGGCAGGTACGTCGATGCCATGGTCAATGACGCCCTCACCATTCTTCGCACCCAGAACCGCCGGTCCCGCAGAGGTTCCCGGTTGGAGGTCGGCATCGGTCTCGATGTGGGCCCGGCATACGTCGGCATCGTCGGCGATGGCGAGATCCGTGACTTCACCGCAATCGGTGACGTCGTGAACACTGCGGCCCGGCTTCAGAGCCACGCGGCCGGCGGCGAGGTCGTCATGCCCGACGACGTTGCCCGCACGGCCGGCATAGACGACGGCGAGACCATCTCGCTGAGCCTCAAGGGCAAGGCCGAACCCGTGATTGCACGCCGAATCAGCGTCTCGCCCTAAGTGCCGCGCTAGTTGGGGTGAACGCCCCATGCGACGGTGGGCCGGGTCCGCCAATGATCGCCTCATGACGAAACCAATTCACCGAGCACTGCGAACACCGACCGTCGAACGGTCCGATCATGCGATCACGGGCGGCGGGCGACTCGACGCCGTCGACGTCGGCCGACGCGAAGGCGGGCGCCAGATCCTCCACGAGATGTCGTTGACGGTGCGTCCTGGCGAATTGGTCGCCATCGCCGGCGGGAGCGGCGCGGGCAAGAGCACCCTGCTGGAGATCCTCGCGGGGCTGCAATCCCCGAGCGCGGGAACGGTTCTGCACGACGGGGTGCCCTCCGGCACGCGGCCCAGCGGCGACACCCGCATCGGCTACGTCCCGCAGGACGACATCATCCACCTCGAGATGCCCCTGCGCCGCACCCTGCGCTACGCGGCACGCTTACGACTGCCCGCGGGCACCTCGGAAACCGCTGCGGACCGCATCGTCGAAACCACCATGTCGGACCTCGACCTGACCGCATCCGCGGAGGTGCCGATCCGGGCGCTGTCCGGTGGACAGCGGAAGCGGGCCAGTATCGCCGTGGAACTGCTGACGCACCCGAGGACGTTCTTCCTCGACGAGCCCACGTCCGGACTCGACCCGTCGACGGCGGCCGACGTGATGCGACTACTCCATACGCTCAGCCGCCGTGGCGTCACCATCGTCCTCACGACGCACGAGCCGGCCGGGATCGACCGGTGTGATCGGGTGGTCTTCTTGGCGCGCGACGGTCACCTGGCGTTCGTCGGTAGCCCGGCCGAGGCGCGTCGTCACTTCGGCGTGGACGATCTCGCCGAGGTGTATGGCCGGCTGGCCGGAGAGGACACACCCGCGATCTGGGCGCGGCGTTTCGCCGATGTCCGCGAGCCTTCCACGACCCGGCCCGCCGTGGCACCCGTCGCACCACCGAGGTCAACGACGAAGCGCATCAACGTGCTTCGGCAATGGTGGTTGCTCACCCGACGCAACGTCGACGTTCTGCTGCGCAACCGGCTCACCCTAGCGGTGCTGCTGGGCTCGCCCGTCCTCATCACCGCGATGATGGCGACGCTGTTCAAGCGCGGTGCGTTCGAGTCCCACGACGCTGCGGACGTCAGCCAGGCCCAGATCACCTTCTGGATCGCCTTCGCGGGTTTCTTCTTCGGTCTCACCTACGGCCTCCTCCAGATCGTCGGTGAGCTGGCCGTCTTCCGAAGGGAGCGGCTCGCCGGACTGAGCACCAGCGCCTACGTCGCCTCCAAGGTCGCCGCGCTGTTCCCGGTCCTCGCCGGCGTCAGCTCCGTCCTGCTCGGCGTGCTCCTGGCGCTCGGCCGCCTACCCGACCTCGGGTGGCACGTGTACGCGCTGCTGTTCACGACCATGCTGATCGAGGCCACGTCAGCGCTTGCGCTGGGCCTGCTGGCCTCGGCGGCGGTTTCCAACACCGCGCAAGCCGCTCTCGCCCTGCCGATGTTGTGCTTCCCCCAGGTTCTGTTCGGCGGCGCCATCGTCCCCGTGGGAGACATGGCCGCCCCCGGTCGTTGGATGAGCCTCGGCCTGTCCAACCGCCACGCGTTCCAGGCGCTCGGCCGGGCCCTCGACCTCGACCGCTACACGAACACCGCGGGGGCGATGTCGGCGTACGCCGACACCTTCGACGGCGGCAACGGCGCCAGCCTATCGGCCTTGTCGGCCTTGGCGGTGGGCCTCTTGGCGGCCACCGTCTGGGTGCTCGACCGGCGGACCCGCACGGGCGCAGTCCGACGATGACGGACCTGCTCACGGCGTCCCACGTAGCGGGTGCGCGCATCGCCGCCCGCCGTGCACCCGGACAAACGCGGTGCGATCCACTCCTTCGGGTACACAATGGCGTCGTGGCTGCGATCCCGACGCGGCGCCGTGCGGCGAGTGGGCCGCGCCGAGCCGAACTGTTGGCCGCGACGTCCCTGGCGATCGACCTCGGACTCGGCCAGCCGATGGAGCACATGCTGCGGTCATCGCTGATCGCCGCCAGGATCGCCGAGCGAATGGGCCTCGACGCCCGGGAACGCGCCACGGTCTACTACGCCAACCTGGTGGGCTGGATCGGATGTCATGCCGACTCCCACGAACTCGCGCATCTGTTCGGTGACGACATCGCCTTCCGCGCCGACACGTATTCGGTTGACATGACCGGTCTCTCGTTCCTGCGCTTGATGGCTAGTCACGTCGGCCGCGAATCGCCGTGGTGGGAGCGCGGCGTCCGGTCGATCGCCTTCCTGACGTCCGCCCGCCACGCGGTGGCCAATCTGATTCATTCGCACTGCAGTTCCGCCGGGGTTCTCTCCGATCGGATGGGATTGGACGAGGACGTCACCCGTGCGCTGGGGTTCGTGTTCGAGCGCTGGGATGGCCGGGGGCTGCCCAGTCGTGCTCGCGGCGAGGACATCCCGATCGGCATCCACATCGTCCACGTTGCCGACGTGGTGGAGGTGCACCTGCGCACCGGTGGGCTGGAGCGGGTATCCGAAGTACTGCGTTCGCGGCGAGGCACTCAGTTCAGTCCAGACGTCGTGGCCGTCGTCGAGGAAGACCTCGCCGCCATCGTCGACGGATTGCTGGAGGTCGACGTGTGGACCGCCGCGTTGGCCCAGGCACCCGATCGTGACGTGACCCTCAGTGACGGCGATGTCGACGACCTGCTTGCGGCAATGGGCGACTTCGTCGACTTGAAATGTCCTTTCTCGCTGGGTCATTCGCGCGGGGTCGCCTCCCTGGTCGTCGCGGCCGCCCGACACCTCGGCATGTCGGCAGCCGACACCACCGAGCTCAAGAGGGCCGCGCTCGTGCACGGCCTCGGCAGGATGGGCGTCTCGAATCGCATCTGGGAGAAGAAGGGGCCGCTCGGCGCGGCCGAATGGGAGCGGTTACGGATGTATTCGTACCTGACCGGCCGAGTGCTCAGCCGGGTCGGCGGATTGGAGTCGGTCGCAGCCATCGCCACCAAGCATCGAGAGCGGATCGACGGGTCGGGCTTTCCGCGCGGGCTCGCCGGCGCCGACCTCAACGTCAAGGACCGCTTGCTGGCGGCGGCCGAGGCCTATCAGGGAATGCTCGAGCCGCGCCCGCACCGACCGGCGGCCGACCCGGGCGGAGCGGCCGAGGAACTACGCAGGCACGCGCGGGAAGGGCGCCTCGACGCCGAGTCCGTACAGGCCGTGCTGGCCGTCGCCGGGCACCGGGTGTCGCGACGGACGCCGTGGCCGGCAGGTCTCACCGCCCGCGAAGTCGACGTCCTGCGGCTCGTCGCACGGGGCCGGTCCAACCGGGAGATCGCCGCCGAACTGTTCATCTCCCAGAAGACGGCGGGAAATCACGTCGAACACGTCTATACCAAGCTGGGCGTGAACAACCGCACGCAGGCCAGCCTGGCCGCCATAGACCTCGGGTTGGCTAGCCTGCCCGCGGGCGCGGGTGGGTCGTGACCGCCGATCAGTCCAGGAAGCCGTGCAGCAGCGCGGCCGAACCCCAGATGTGCGCGGTCATCTCCGCGGCGGCACCCTCGGCGTCCCCTGCCAGGATCGCCATCACGATCGCCTCGTGCTGTTCGTTGGAGTGGGCGATGTTGCGGGCGAGCAAGGGGATCTGGTCGAGCAGTTCGTTGAGCCGCATGCGGTTCTCCGCGACCAACGGCACCAGCGAGGGGCTGCCTGCGGCCTCGGCGATCGCCAGGTGCAGCCGGGAGTCAAGCCGGCGGTAGTCCTCCAGCGAGGCGGCCCGGACGTCCGCCAGCCTGGTCCACAACGTCTCGCGCTCGGCGGCGGTCAGCGTGCGACCCGCCGACATGCGCGCCGCGCCCACCTCCAGGATCTCGCGCAGCCGCAGCGCATCGTCGATGTCGTTGCGGCTGAACCTGATTCCGTCGGCGCTCGGGGCGGGCAGATCCTCGGCGAGGAAGGTGCCGCCGTACCGGCCCCGCCGCGATACCAGGTACCCCGCGTCGGACAACGACCTGATGGCCTCGCGGACGGTGTCGCGGCTGACACCGAGTCGAGCAGCCAGTTCGCGTTCCGGGGGCAGCGATTCGCCGGGTTCCAGCACGCCGAGCCGAATGGTCTCCAGCAGCCTGCCGACGGTGTCCTCGAACGCATTGCCCAGCCGAACCGGACGCAGCAGCGCCTCGCTGGCGGGCGGCGGATCCGGTGCGGAGGTGGTCATGTGGCGGCGCGGCTACAGCGGTGTCACGTAATGGCCGGTGATGCCCCCGTCGACCAGGAACGTGGACCCGGTGATGAAGGACGCGTCGTCACTGGCCAGGAACGCGACCGCGGCGGCGAGTTCGTCGGGCTCGGCGAACCGGCCCATCGGCACGTGAACCAACCGGCGCGCGGCGCGCTCGGGATCCTTGGCGAACAGCTCTTGGAGCAGCGGCGTGTTCACCGGGCCGGGGCACAGCGCGTTGACCCGAATGCCCTGCCGCGCATACTGAATGCCGAGCTCCCGGGATATCGCCAGCACGCCACCCTTGGAGGCGGTGTAGGAGATCTGCGACGTCGCCGATCCGTTCACGGCGACGAACGACGCCGTGTTGACGATCGATCCCTTCTGGGCGGGGACCATGTGGCGCAGCGCGGCCTTGCAACAGAAGAACACCGACTTCAGATTGATGTCCTGCACCCGGTCCCACGCGTCGATGCCGGTGACCTCGATCAGGTCGTCCTCCGGCGGGCTGATGCCGGCGTTGTTGAAGGCGATGTCGACCGAGCCGTGGACCTCGGCCGCGGTGTCGAACAGTGCGTCGACGGCGGCCTGGTCGGAGACGTCGACCTTGACGAAGGTGCCGTTGAGGTCATCGGCGACGGACTTGCCGGTGGTCGGGTCGATGTCGCCGATCACGATCGTCGCGCCCTCGGCCCTCATCCGCTTGGCCGTCGCGAGCCCGATCCCGCTGGCACCGCCGGTGATGACCGCGACCTTGCCCGCCAGCCGTTGGGTCAGATCCATCTAGTTTTCCTCCGTAATCGCAAAGAAGACGTTCTTGGTTTCAGTGAAGTGCAGCGGCGCGTCGGGACCGAGCTCACGCCCCAGCCCCGATTGCTTGAAACCGCCGAACGGCGTGCTGTAGCGGACCGACGAGTGCGAGTTGACCGACAGGTTGCCAGATTCCACGGCCCGCGACACCCGCATGGCCCGTGACAGGTTGTCAGTCCAGATCGACCCCGACAGGCCGTATGGGCTGTCGTTGGCGAGCTCGATCGCGTCGGCCTCGTCTTCGAAGGGCAGCACGGTGACCACCGGCCCGAAGATCTCCTCGGTGACCGATCGATCGGTGCGCTGCGGGGTGAGAACCGTTGGCGGGAACCAGTATCCGGGACCTGTCGGCGCGGAGCCCCGGAAGGCGACGGGCGCGTCGTCCGGCACGTACGACGACACGGTGTCGAAGTGCGGCTTGGACACCAAGGGCCCCATTTCGCTGTCCCGTGCCGAAGGATCGCCGACGACCATGCCCTTCACCGCGGGTTCGAGGAGCTCCATGAACCGGTCGTACACGTTGCGCTGGACCAGGATCCGACTGCGGGCACAACAGTCCTGCCCGGCGTTGTCGAAGACGCCGTACGGCGCGGTGGCGGCGGCTTTCTCCAGATCGCAATCGTCGAAGACGATGTTCGCGCTCTTGCCACCGAGTTCGAGTGTCACCCGCTTGACCTGCTGAGCGGCGCCCGCCATCACCTTCACGCCCACCTCGGTCGAACCCGTGAAGACGATCTTGCGGACGTCGGGGTGACTGATGAACCGCTCCCCCACCACCGACCCCTTGCCGGGCAGCACCTGGAACAGTCCGTCGGGCAGACCTGCCTCACGGCCGAGTTCGGCCAGCCGCATCGTGGTGAGCGGCGTGATCTCGGCGGGTTTGACCAGCACGGCGTTACCCGCCGCGAGCGCGGGGACGAAGCCCCATGACGCGATGGTCATCGGGAAGTTCCACGGCGCGATCACGGCGACCACGCCGAGCGGCTCGTTGAACGTGACGTCGAGCCCACCGGCGACGGGAATCTGCTTGCCCGACAGTCGCTCCGGGCTCGCCGAATAGAACTGCAGAACGTCGCGGACGTGTCCAGCCTCCCACTCGGCGTTGCCGATCACGTGCCCGGAGTTGGCGACCTCCAGCGCCGCGAGCTCGTCGACGTGCGCGTCGACCACTGCGGCGAAGGACCGCAGCGCAGCGGCGCGTTCGGCGGGCGCCGACCTGGCCCACTGCTTTTGGGCCGACTTGGCGCGCGCGACCGCATCGTCCACGGCGGGGACGTCGAGCTGCTCGACGGTGCGCAGCACCTCCTCCGTCGCCGGATTGATCAGTGTCGACGTGCTCACGCTGTTTCCCTTCCTCTCGTCGGTTCGGTGATTCTGGTGGAGTACGCCGCGGCAGCCTCGACCACACCGGCGAAGAGCCGCAGGTCGTCGAGCCGCTCCTCCGGATGCCACTGGACGGCGAGAACGAAGGCATCGCGTGATGTTCCGCCCGCCCCGGGAGCCATCTCGACGGCCTCCACCACCCCGTCCGGGTCCCATGCGCTGGCCATCAGCCCGGTGCCGAGCTCGGCGATGGCCTGGTGGTGATAGCACTGGGCCTCGGTGCCCGTGCCGATCAGCGCGGCGAGCCGGGTGCCGGGCACCGTCTGAATGGACGAGGTGCTGAAGACGGCGTTGCCCAGCTGATGCTGGTAGTGGCCGACGACGTCGGGCAGATGCTGATGCAGGGTGCCCCCCAGCGCGACGTTGAGCACCTGGGCGCCGCGGCAGATTCCCAGCAGCGGCAACTCGCGCGCCAAAGCCCCACGCACCAGGGCCAATTCCCACGCATCACGATCGCGGGCCGGCTCGTCGGTGCTCGGGTGCGGCTCCTGACCGTAGGTGGCGGGATCGACGTCGCGACCGCCGGTGATCACCAGGCCGTCGAGACCGTCGAGCACGCGCGCGACGACGGCGTCGTCCACCGGCTGCGGCGGAAGCAGCACGGCAGTGCCGCCTGCCGAGGTCACACCCTCGACATACACGGCGGGCAGGAAGCTCGCCCGCACGTCCCACACCCCGGTCTGCGCCTGCTGCAGATACGTCGTCAACCCCACGACGGGCCTAGAGGCGTTCGAAACCACGACGCCTCTCCCAGTCCGTGACCGTCGAGTTGAACGCCTTCAACTCGATGCGGGCGTTGTTCAGGTAATGCTCGACGACCTCGTCGCCGAAGGCCTCACGCGCCACCGTGGAGGCGGAGAACAACTCAGCTGCCTCGGCGAGCGTCGTCGGAAGCCGTTCCGCGCCGCTGGTATACGCGTTACCGCTACAGGCGTCGGGCAGCTCGAGCTGTTGGTCGATCCCGTACAGACCGCCGGCAATCAACGCGGAGACGGCCAGGTACTGGTTGACGTCGCCGCCCGGGGCGCGGCACTCCATCCGCATGCCGTGCCCGTGACCCACCACGCGCAGCGAGCAGGTGCGGTTGTCCATCCCCCATGCCACGGCGGTGGGCGCGAAGCTGCCATCGACGAAGCGCTTGTAGGAGTTGATGTTTGGCGCGTAGAACAGTGTGAACTCACGCAGGGTGGCCAGCTGGCCGGCGACGAAGCTGCGGAACATCGGCGACATGCCGAGCGGATCGTCGTCATCGGCGAAGACTGCCGACCCGTCCGTTCCACGGAACGAGAGGTGGATGTGACAGCTGTTCCCCTCGCGCTCGTCGAACTTCGCCATGAAGGTGAGGCTCTTGCCGTGCTGATCGGCGATTTCCTTGGCGCCGTTCTTGTAGATCGTGTGGTTGTCGCAGGTGACCAGCGCGTCGTCGTAACGGAACCCGATCTCCTGCTGACCGAGGTTGCACTCGCCCTTCACGCCCTCGCAGTACAGCCCCGCACCCTCCATTCCGTTCCGGATGTCGCGCAGCAGCGGTTCCATCCTGGTCGACGCCAGCATCGCGTAGTCGATGTTGTAGTCGGTGGCGGCGGTCAAGCCCTTGTACCCCTTCGACCACGCGTCCCGGTACGAGTCGTCGAAGACGATGAACTCCAACTCGGTCGCCGCGACGGCCGCCATGCCCCGCTGCGCCAACCGGTCGAGTTGGGCGCGCAGGATTCCCCGCGGCGCGGGGCCGACGGGCTTGCCGTCATGCCAGCCGAGATCGGCCATCACCAGCGCGGTAGCCGGCAGCCAGGGCAGCTTGCGCAACGTGGCGAAGTCCGGCGTCATCACCATGTCGCCGTAGCCGGCTTCCCAGCTCGACATGGCGTATCCGTCGACGGTGTTCATGTCGACGTCGACGGACAGCAGATAGTTGCAGCACTCGGCACCGTGGGCGGCGACGTCATCGATGAACAGCCGAGCCGAGATCCGTTTGCCGGTCAGCCGGCCCTGCATGTCGGTGAAGGCGACGATGACGGTGTCGACGTCGCCGTCGGCCACCAGCGTCTCCAACTCGGACAGCTGAAGCATCCCCGGTCGATCGGATCCCTTGGTCACGTTCCCTGCCTCTCGAAGC contains:
- a CDS encoding 3-oxoacyl-ACP reductase: MDLTQRLAGKVAVITGGASGIGLATAKRMRAEGATIVIGDIDPTTGKSVADDLNGTFVKVDVSDQAAVDALFDTAAEVHGSVDIAFNNAGISPPEDDLIEVTGIDAWDRVQDINLKSVFFCCKAALRHMVPAQKGSIVNTASFVAVNGSATSQISYTASKGGVLAISRELGIQYARQGIRVNALCPGPVNTPLLQELFAKDPERAARRLVHVPMGRFAEPDELAAAVAFLASDDASFITGSTFLVDGGITGHYVTPL
- a CDS encoding aldehyde dehydrogenase family protein; protein product: MSTSTLINPATEEVLRTVEQLDVPAVDDAVARAKSAQKQWARSAPAERAAALRSFAAVVDAHVDELAALEVANSGHVIGNAEWEAGHVRDVLQFYSASPERLSGKQIPVAGGLDVTFNEPLGVVAVIAPWNFPMTIASWGFVPALAAGNAVLVKPAEITPLTTMRLAELGREAGLPDGLFQVLPGKGSVVGERFISHPDVRKIVFTGSTEVGVKVMAGAAQQVKRVTLELGGKSANIVFDDCDLEKAAATAPYGVFDNAGQDCCARSRILVQRNVYDRFMELLEPAVKGMVVGDPSARDSEMGPLVSKPHFDTVSSYVPDDAPVAFRGSAPTGPGYWFPPTVLTPQRTDRSVTEEIFGPVVTVLPFEDEADAIELANDSPYGLSGSIWTDNLSRAMRVSRAVESGNLSVNSHSSVRYSTPFGGFKQSGLGRELGPDAPLHFTETKNVFFAITEEN
- a CDS encoding gamma-glutamyl-gamma-aminobutyrate hydrolase family protein; its protein translation is MVSNASRPVVGLTTYLQQAQTGVWDVRASFLPAVYVEGVTSAGGTAVLLPPQPVDDAVVARVLDGLDGLVITGGRDVDPATYGQEPHPSTDEPARDRDAWELALVRGALARELPLLGICRGAQVLNVALGGTLHQHLPDVVGHYQHQLGNAVFSTSSIQTVPGTRLAALIGTGTEAQCYHHQAIAELGTGLMASAWDPDGVVEAVEMAPGAGGTSRDAFVLAVQWHPEERLDDLRLFAGVVEAAAAYSTRITEPTRGRETA
- a CDS encoding glutamine synthetase family protein, producing MLQLSELETLVADGDVDTVIVAFTDMQGRLTGKRISARLFIDDVAAHGAECCNYLLSVDVDMNTVDGYAMSSWEAGYGDMVMTPDFATLRKLPWLPATALVMADLGWHDGKPVGPAPRGILRAQLDRLAQRGMAAVAATELEFIVFDDSYRDAWSKGYKGLTAATDYNIDYAMLASTRMEPLLRDIRNGMEGAGLYCEGVKGECNLGQQEIGFRYDDALVTCDNHTIYKNGAKEIADQHGKSLTFMAKFDEREGNSCHIHLSFRGTDGSAVFADDDDPLGMSPMFRSFVAGQLATLREFTLFYAPNINSYKRFVDGSFAPTAVAWGMDNRTCSLRVVGHGHGMRMECRAPGGDVNQYLAVSALIAGGLYGIDQQLELPDACSGNAYTSGAERLPTTLAEAAELFSASTVAREAFGDEVVEHYLNNARIELKAFNSTVTDWERRRGFERL